Genomic DNA from Triticum dicoccoides isolate Atlit2015 ecotype Zavitan chromosome 4B, WEW_v2.0, whole genome shotgun sequence:
TATGGCTCATACGAGTATATGATCCTATTATCTGGGCCAGACGATCTCCAGTGTGGATCCATGCCAATATGATTTAGTCTAGCAGGGCAAGCGACATAAATTGGTGTATTGAAACAGCTGTTTTATACATCTACGGTGGTAGCCCATACTGACGTCCTGAGATACGCTCTGGCAGGCCCGTTTGAAGGATGAAGCACTTCCGTTACCAGAAATCATGTACCGATGGTGCAGGTAATGCCTCGTAGATGGACCATGGTATAGAATAAAAATCATGTGATCCTGATGTTGTGTGGCTTCCGGTACCTACTCCCACTGCTCCTCTCCTTTGTCTTAATGTTGCAGGGGAGAGGACCTCAACACGACAGTCAAACGTGGGAAGGTGTCGACCTAACATACACGAAGCTAGCGGATGAGTCGATGGATTTTCCCGTAGATTCAATTTGCAGGTAAGATAGTTTGTTGCTGAAACGAATAATCTGTTTTCCTtggaaaaacaaaacagaacaatctTAGGAACCTGCGTGGGTAGATTGGCAAAGACAAAGCAGATGCTGATGTCAGGAAGACACTAGAGGTTTTGATAAGACTGGAGCAAAGGATCCAGAATTCTTGTTTAAGGTTTATGCAAATCCGGAGAGTTGGATAAAGAATCTGATGTAGTAAACGGGCAGGAATTATAGGATGCAGTACAGGTGCTTTGATGATGTAATCATGTTTGACACAACTTGTAAAACTAACTTGTACGAACCATTCGTGTTATTTGTTGTTGTAGACTATCAACTCCAAAGTGTGATACTATGTACGAGGTGCACTATGAGCAGGTTGAGACCTTCGAGTGGCTGTTGATGGAGTTCATAAGGATGATGGGAAGGGCCGCACCTAATGTGATCCTAATTGGTACCAATTGCAATGTGCCTGGCCACCAGAAGAATACATCCCATATCGAATTTCCGGAAGACGATCCTAATTAGTACCAATTCATGTGATCTGGATAATAATGAGAGCATATAAATCTACGACCCATATCGAATTTCCGAGATATTAACACATGTGCTACAAATATTATCACATCTGGTTCTCAAATTAAGGTCAAATTCACGACCCCAACAAATTGCAGCTGCCTGATCGGATGGCTAAAATATTATGAATGCCCACATCAGCTACCAGCGACTCTTTCACTCTTAGTTAGCCAAAACCTATTTCCAGGAGGGGAAAGGAGGGGGGCGGCGAGAGAGCGAACCTGGAGAGGATTTGTGCGTCCAGATCGTTGCGGATGTTGAAGGCGGACCCGTAGATGGCCTCGGTCCCgaacctcttcttctcctcccagaACTTGGTCTCCTGCGCGGCGCGTGCCCACGAAACAATCAGATTCAGAGCTAGCTAGGGTTTCGAGGTCCCGGGGGAAACGACGAACGGGCTCACCTTATGGATGGTGGCCTGGATGGGGTGCGGCGGCGCGAGGTCGCCCCTGACGCTGTCGTTGACGCCGAACCGGAGCACGTCGTGGGTCTGCCCGGTCTCCTTCTTCGTCATcaagctcgccatcgtcgctgctcaggctcaggctctcttcttcctctttctctctctcttctctctgggGTTTCGCAgtgttttttctttcttccttttcttaGCAAAAGTGTTTTTTCTTTCTTTGCGGAGAAGAAAAGGGGGGCAAAAAGAGGAACAGAATAGAGAGAACCTGGTCTGGGGCTCTGGGCTTGATGAATGCGTAACAGCCCGCTCGGGAAACGGGCCGGCCAGTGGCTCCCAGCGTAAAAAACTTGGCACGTTCGGTTTTTGCTCaggtttttgttaaatctggttttAGCAATAGCTCAGTTTATAGCCCCAACGTTTCTTATTTTTCTGACTTCATTTCCTATCttgttcatttttttatttttttatggttttcttttcctttccattattttttctttcttcctttcctattgcattttccttctttttattttattattattttaaaaatataatatctTTTAGAAAAATACACATACACGGACATTTTCAATGAGCTACGTGCACAACTTTTTGGAGCATGTCAATACTTTTTAAGATTATCTGATTATGAACAGATTGCTCTCAAACCTATTACAGTAATGTTCAATTCATGCTAAACAATGTTCTCATCGCTCAAAAGAAAAGTTCATGCCTTACGAATAAATTACATTTGGTATAtaaatagttacattcatattgattcactacgtaaaattttgcaaaaaagcaaaaagagagaagtgcatatttcaaccccGAACTCTTGCCCTAGTCTAATTCACAACCCCGAACTCCAATACCATCTAAATTACAAACGTCAACTCTCAAAACGGGCTAGGATTCAACCCTTATCTCCCTATTGACCGGTTTTGACCCAGTTGACCCGTTGACTCATCAACTTTTTTtctgagagctactcagatgtccaaacATGATGAAAATTGACATGGACCTCACGCATTGAGACATCTTCCatgcaaaaaaaatcatttttttgttttttgctttacaatattttttgaatttactgttcacccagtggggaaaaatgattttttttatttctcattttttttatttttctgaatttactGTTCGCCTTGTGAAAAGAATTGAaattatttttgacatttttttactTTACTGTTCACCAATCAATGGGTCAAAACCGGTCAACTTGGTGAAAACTGGTCAATAGGGAGAGAAGGGTTGAATCTTGACTGGTTTTGAGAGTTGGGGGTTGTAATTTAGACAGTATTGGAGTTCGAGGTTGTAAGTTAGATTAGGGCATGAGTTCGGGGTTGAAATGTGCACTTCACTCAAACAAAAATATACCCACTCCGTCCCGAAATAAGATGTGATTGACTTTGCACTGTCTTTGATGCACGACTTTGACCACTAATATATACACACATGGATTGCCCATGTATAAATGGCATTGTCATGTTTCTCTTAGAAAATAAATTTATTTCATATGTCTGTATACTAATTCTATGGACATATAATACATGAAAATCATAGTCAAAGTTGTGCAACAAAAACCAGAAAAGTCAAACAACGCCTTATATTCTGGGAAAAAGGGAGTAGGTCATAAGACCAAAAAATGCATTTTATGCGTACTTTACACTATAATTTTACGTTTGTAACTTtaagtaacataaaatatttttacagcgatgatatattttcttacgttctctttttatgtatgaagTAAGACAAAATTTACAGGACGCTGCATGGATGTTAAAGTAGGGGGGTGGAGTGAGGAGTAACTATTCCTCGCTCAGGATAGCGAATACCGCGATAATTGCATACATTTTGTTGGTAAAGAATATTTATCAAGTTTTACAAAAAGCGCgtggattttgaaaaaaaaacatcatgTATTTTAAAATGCTCAATGCATattgaaaaaatattcatcatatatttttGAAGTGTTCATTGTGTACTTTCACAGAAAGATGAAAATGATCATCGTattcttataaatgatccagtgtgtattcaaaaaagtgttcatcatgtaattttgaaaacttcaatcatatTCGCAAAAACTGTCCATTGTGTATTtagtttgtgatttttttttgagttcatgaacattttttaaatccgtgttttttttcaaatttgcaaaACATTTGAGAAAGCATAGGCTTTGGTACACCCCATTATATAGCCATCCATTTCTGCATCGCGATTAGTGCTAAcacttttgtcttttttgtttctttcaAATAAAACAGCATATGAACTACAAACTTTGCAGGACAACAAAAAAATCTAACTAGAATGTGGGGAAAACTTTCAACTTTTTTCGTGAATCATATAtactaaaaataatatttttaCTAAAAAAAGTCTCATTTTGTATACTTATGTCGGtcgaaaaaatctgaaagttttttttgCCACATTGTAGTAAGAATTTTTGTTGTCGTGCAAAGTATGAAGTTTGCATGTTGTTTTGTtttgaagaaacaaaaaagagaaaatttcatGTAGTAAGTTAGTTGTGTAGCACAGATCTCAAAGCAGTATTGGATGGTAAGGATAAGAGGTGTCTGAAAGCATGAGCTTTAAAAATCCACGTCCCTAATTTGTGATTCTATTaggaattcatgaactttttgaattcacaaactttTCTAAAATTCACGAATATTCTAAATTCAACAGAAATTTTTAAAAATAAGAAAAACAACCAGCGTTTTTTTGTGACGGAAGACTACCAGCAATAGAAAACGAACAAAAAAGCTAGCATTTAGTGAGCCAGTAGCCAATGCAGCAAACCCACTCGGGTGCACCACTCGCATACTAAACGTGCTGAGTGCTGACGAGGAGCTCTGATCACTGCCACTCTGCCTGCACCACCAAAGTGTGTCAAATGGGAACTCCTATTGGACGCGCTGTGCGCAGTGGGCCACACGCATGGAGCTGTGCATAGCAATGTTTTTTTTCTGCAACAAGCACAACAGCCAGCGGGTTTTCAATTAACTTTGTTGGTTGTTTTTATTTCGACCATTTtttgaaaaataaacaatttgtgaaaaaacatgaaaatattttgaaattccaaacaatttttgaaaattttgaacaatTTCTGAAAATCTCAAAtgtatttttttgcgggaaatctcAAATGTATTTGGAATGGCAAAAAAAATGGAAACCATACATTTTCTTAAATATGATTATTTTAAATggatcattttttgaaaatgtgtTTTTAATCCCAATCAGTTATTTTTTAAAATCTGGAAAACTGAAAACAAAACCAGAAAAGGTAGagaaaaacaacagaaaaagatAAAAAGCAACACAAAAAATTCTAGAATTTTTCTAAAACCAGAGTAACTGGGGCCTACTAAATGGGCCGGCCTGAATCCCCAGCACTCCATGCGATCTAGCGACTAATGCATCAAATAGGGAGTAACTAACCAACGGTTATCCCTTGGGGGGCCTCCCGCAAGGGTCAGTTTTTTGGTATGTCAAGCAGCCAAGTGGTGCGTCGAGCCACTGCCATGTGTTGCATGCTAGGCGTTCCCTCTTGATTCTATTTTTTTATTATTCTATACGTGTTTTCGGGTTTTAGATGTTTTTTGTTATTTTATGCTTTTTTTGTCAGATCTTTTTTAGATTTTTTAAAATATTTATTAAAGCACAACTGTGCTTCTTAAAAAAGTTGTGCTTCCACGAGAAGCGCGCTTCTCGCTGAAACAAATCTGTACAAGCACAAAGAACACAATTGTGCTTCCATGAGAAGTACACCATGCGCTTCCGTGAGAATCATAACCTTGCTTCCTGAGTAGCACAGTCAGTGCTTCTGCGAGTAGCATGACCCGTGCTTCCCCGAGAGAAAAAGGGGAAAGCATAGCGTGTGCTTCCCAAAAAAAGTGAAAACTGCAAAGGTGCTTTCGAGCTTCGGATTTTTTTCTTCCATTTATTGTATTCGTTTTGTTGTTGCCCTTttggtttttcttttctgttttcatttTTTGTTTCTAGTTTTCTGGTGAAAATAATCGTCGAAAGCTATTAATAGGGAAAAAATGTCTTCGATCGTCTCTACCATGATGTCTGGTCCTGTGATGACTACTCCGTCTTGAAGAAGGATGCCATTGGAAGGATTGGATTATCTGGTTACCGGAAGTGCAAGGACGCATTATGAACACTTGCATATGGCACGCTCACAGATTCGCGGGACGAATAACTCTAGATGTCTTAGAGCACATGCAAAGACGCATGGTCAGATTTGCTACTGTTGTGGTCTCGGTGTTTGGAACTTGGTACTTGAAAGAACCAACTGTCGCAGACACCGAGAGGCTCTTGACAGTGTCCGAAGCAATAGAGTGGCCAGGTTCGTTGGGTTCTCTTGACTGGATGCATTGGAGATGGAAGAATTGTCCAAAAACTCTACAAGGGCAATATCGGAGCCATGTTAAGAAGACAaccatcattcttgaagcagttgTATCACAAGACCTCCGGATTTGACACGCTTTCTTTGGCATGCATGTGTCttgcaatgacatcaatgtgctacaACGGTCTCCATTGTTTGCTCGGCTGACTAAAGGTAAAGCTCCTCCTTGCAACTGCACCGTCAATGGGCATGAATACAAATGGTCTACTATCTGATTGCCGATATCTATCATTTGCGGGCTACCTTTATCAAGACCATCTCTGTGCCCGTTGGTCAGAAAAGATTTCACTTTGCCAAAGACAGGAAAGAGATAGAAAGAACATGgagagggcatttggtgtgctctggATGTTTTGTTGTTGTTCGTGGACCCGCTAAACAATGGGATCCGAAGACCTTGTGAAAAGTCAcgacatgttgtgtgatcatgcgCAACATGATCACGAAGGATGAGGGTGAAGATGTTGTCGTGGCTCATGAATtttgagaacatgggtgatccTATCGAACTTTCATATCAGAATCCGACGCCATTTGATGAGCTTTCTTAAATGCAGCAACAAATTCATCATCGAACAACACATGAGCAACTCAAGAAAGATTTGATTGAGCACCTGCGGGCGGTTAAAGAGGATAACCAAAAACATATGTGCtagttgattttaaatttgaactacCTTAATTTAAAAAGTTTGTTAGATTGTAAAGTTTAAATTAAAACTACGATTTGATATGTGTTATTTTGAGCTTGTGAACTTAAAAAAAAAATTGCGCTAGTTTTAAATGACCAGGCCTGCTATCGTATCAGTGTCCGTGGATTGATTGCACGGACGAATACGGTGTCCGGTTTAGTGTcatgaagaattgaagatgctatgAGAATCGATGAGAAAACCAATGACTGAGCACGTGCGCACCCGTGCTTGCTTTTACCGGTGCAAGTTGCAATATACAGAGTCCCTTCCAAAAAAAAGTTGCAACATACCGAGAGGAAACAGAGCTGACTCGCCTCGCCTCGGATTCCACCACTAGCCTATGGGCCACGTTGTCAGCACTGATCAATCTTCGGATCGATGTCTCCACCCTAACTAACGGCCACACTATTATTTCCTACGTAGACACGAGAGAGCGAGAGCCAAACTGCCGAATACCATCACCTCGTTATCAATCCTCTTTTTATCaacaagtttgtagtattagaataGACCGGCGGACGCATAATGGAGCACAATGACCCCCACCAAACAAAAATGGCTAGGAATGGAGGAGACACGCCGTGCCAAGTGCCATCGTCGTCCCTACCACCGGTAGCCAGCCAGCCAGCCCTCCAATCGCTCGCGCTCCCGCGCCCTCACATGTCAATGTGCTCGCCCGCCTTGCAATTTGCACACCCCAAACCTCACCAACCGCCCATGAACCATACATAATTCGTTAGTTAGTTGCCCACAAACCATTGCTCATTTTATCCTCACACTCTCTGCGTGCCCACAGCTCACTCTGGCTAGCCAGCCAGCTTAGGTGCTCGGTCCATTTCAGCGCCATCCATCCTCAGTGCGTCGGTCACCACTgagctcggccatggcgggggcGCAGCTGCGGCGCGTGGTGGCCGTGCTCCTCCTGGCCTGCTGCTGCAGCATGgcgccggcggcgacggcgagggggATGTCGGCGGGGATCGCGCACAACATCACGTCCTTCCTCAGCGGCCACCCGGAGTACAAGCAGTACAACCGGTACCTGACGGAGACGCGGGTGTGCGACGAGATCAACGCGCGCGCGGGGGTCACGGTGCTGGTCCTCGGCGACGGCGCCATGTCCACGCTGGTGTCGGACGCCGGGGCCGACCTGGGCGCCATCAAGAACGCGCTCCGCCTGCACGCGCTGCTCGACTACTGGGACGTCAAGAAGCTCAAGGCCCTCCCCGCCGGCGCCGACACGCTCACCGACACCTTCTACCAGGCCGCGGGCGGCGCGGCCACCAGCGCCACGGGCAGCGTCAAGATGGCCAAGCTGGACGGCGGCGGCTTCGGCTTCGCGTCCGCGGCCAGCCCCGGCGACGCCTACGACGCCACCTTCGCCAAGGCGCTCAAGCAGACGCAGTACGACTTCGCGGTGCTGGAGGTCACGGCGCCCATCGAGTTCGACGGGCTCTTCGACGGGCCGTCCGTCGCCAACCTCACCAAGCTGCTGGAGAAGGCCGGCtgcaagcgcttcgcggcgctcatCGCCAGCACGGGCGTGCTCAAGGACTACCAGGCGGCGATGGCGGacgaggccgggctcaccctgtTCGCGCCCAAGGACGACGCGTTCCTGGGCAAGGGCGCGCCGGACGTGGACGCGATGCCCCGCGCCGACCTCGTCGCGCTCCTGCGGTACCACGCGCTGCCGGGGTACAACCCGAGGCCGTCGCTGAAGCTGGTGAAGGCGTCGGCCCGGCCGTTCCGCACGCTGGCGTCCACCGCCGGGGGCGGGAAGTACAACGTGTCGGTGGTGGCCCGCGGCGACGACGTGTCGCTCGACACCGGCCTCCGCAAGTCCCGCGTGGCGGAGACGGTCCTGGACGACACGCCCGTGTGCGTGCTCACGGTGGACCGCCTCCTGATGCCCCTGGAGCTCTTCGCCGGCGCGCCCGCGGAGGCCCCCTCGCCGACGCCCGCGCCGGCGCCGTCCCCCGCGGACGCGACGCCGAGctccccgccggcgccgccgccagccGACGCCCCGTcggaggccgccgcggaccacgttcacAAGGACGTCAAGGCGTCGTCTGCCTCCGCGCTGTCGGTCGGCGCGCTCGCCGCGGCCGCGTGCTCCGCCGTGCTCGCCTCTCTACTGTGACTGTGAGGATGGGTCCGGTGAAAGCAGAGAGAGCGGTGGGGCGTCCCATTCCGGCCACATTCCTCGTCAGCCCATCACATTCTTCTTGTCATCCTCTTCAAGCCGTTGATCGTTGATTGATTGCATGAGCCGCAGCAATTTCCCTGTGTAATTCATGAAATTTCATGTGTACAATACATCTCGTTCTCTTACGCGCTGGTTTCATTAGAAGAAGAAAGCCGTTTGCGGAGCAGCTACACCGACACATCCCTTGCCATTTCCGCGCACCACTCACGCTCCATGATGAATAAACAACACCCGACGATACGGCGGCGACTTTACACGCTGCGCAATGGAATTGTAAATTGGATGGAGCAGATCACGCATGTGGCTCGCTCTCGAGTTTTTAGTTTTTACTCCTCTTTGTCCTTGGATCGAGGTCGTCCTTGGTGCTGAGCAGGCAGCCCCACCACATGCAAATGCGACTGACGCCCATTTGCCGGGCGCTTCAAAATCCGGGGAGAAGAGGTCCAGTGCGCCTGCCATGCCATTCCACTCGCAGCCGGCCCCGGATCCGGATGAGCTGGCGCTATCAGTTCATACGGATTCCCACCAATTTTAATTACCGAGCTACTCCAAGTTCAGGACCACTGCTTGGTCTGAAATTACTTAACTGCAAGCAGACCAAAATAATAAACTCTGTAGCAACCAATAACACATACTCCCGccgtcccaaaataactgtctcaatcttagtataaatttgtactagagctagtacaaagttgagacacttattttaagacggagggagtagtacagtaaCTAGTCTTCAGCAGGTAAATAAGATCATGCCGGAGCTACTTTCATTACAGACGAGAAATTAAGGCACACACTCTATGATGTGAAGTGAGCTAGTACTTGTAGAGTTGTAGTTGCAGAACTGCTGGGAGAAAGAAATGATTACCGTAGCACAGCACGGGGGAAAAGGTAGCATGGATGTACCGGTACTAGCTGCGTCGCACGATCAATGTACTCAAGGACCAATGTCCCCAGCTCCTGGCCAGTGGCCGTTGCTGAAGTGCTGTAGTATTTACACAAGAAATGACTACAATTCCTTACATTGCACCTTGTGTGAAGCTGTGATCACAGGAAATATTTCTATATCCTGGAATATTTACACCCTATGTATTCTGAAGTAGCACTATATGTATATATTTTTTATAGCAGAAGCACTAGATCTTGAAAATGTCAGGCAATTGGGCAAACAAGCCAAGTTAGGGCCTGTTCGGGGACTCTCCGCTCCCCAAGTCCGCCCTGGAGCTGTTGCTAAAAATGACGGAGCGAGGAAAAAGGAGCTCCACAGATTCTGAGATTTCAGGGTGGGAGGATTGCCGAACAGCTCCTTAGTCTTTGGTGCTAGCGGCCCTCTCCTTCTTCTGACCGCCAAGAATCCGGGAAATCTGCAGACCTCTACTGAACGCCTGGTTGAACAGCATCCGCGTCTGGAACTCGGAGACGAAGGGGAACCATGAGAGGACAGTAATTGGTGTGAACAGAAGCATCCCCATGATAACCTCGTACGCCCGCGCAAGGGCTCGGACAGATCCCCATAGCCCCGTCACCCGGAAAAGAGGCCTGCAAGCTTGTGCAATCTGGAGGTGATAACAGAGCAACAGTAAGAAACCAACGGAAGCATAGGTGAAACAGAAGCAAGCATGCCACTGTCATGGTACTAGTAGTATATATGATATGATGAAGCAGACACAAGCAGGAGAAAGACTGACCAGCAGTATTCCCCATCCGGTGGGCAAGAATGCCAGGAAGCATACAAGTATGTCTTTTATAGTCATGTGAAGCAGTACTATCAGCACAACCAAAATAGCGAAGAACGAAACGAATATCATGAACTTGATCAGACGGAAGAACAGCTGAAAGTTCGCGCCGAACCTCCGCCTTCCGACAGATATGATCTGAAAAGACGGTAGGCAATTTAGGAAAGGAATTTAGCCAACGCAACTTTCAGAAATGGACGGTGTTGACAGGAAATCGTGTTGTTCTGCTATAAACATTTGTGTTGACTGATCCATGTTCTATTGACAAAGCAAGCATGCTCTCTCACCTTCAAAATAACCAGCATCGCCAAAATTACGAGCCATGAAATTAAGTAAACCTGGAAGTCACAAAATTGAAAAATGTTAAAGACCCACCCAACCACCTAGCACAGTCAAAATCAAAACACTGCTCTGAACTGGAGGAAAAGCATACCACGATACTTTTGTTCTCCTTTGTGATAGTTAACTGGTACACAAGGCCGTACTGATATATGAAAAACCGAAGGGACAAAATTATCTCAAAGATGATTCCGAGTGTTCCTGTATGCTTCAGATGCTCCTGCTCTATCTCCCACCAGGATTCCCAGCTCTTTTCTGGTGACACACCAATCCCACCACGATTGCTGATCCACTTATTCCAATCCGACCAGTCATCCAAAATTTTCGCCCACTCAAACCCCGAGGGGTTGAATAAAAAGGGTgcaaagagccatgtcaacactagGAACCACATGGAGGACGTAACAAAGATATATGCGATGGTTGAGTGGGAAGTTTGGCCAAATAGTTGATAAACGATGAGCAGAGTCATCAACTCGATGCCTTTAACAAAGTGGCTGCGAGAATATAGCCTGTAGTTTTCTGCAAACTTTGCATGAAAGACAACAAATCCCCTGCCGGTACTTCTGTATTGAGCACCTCCATGAAGCAACATACGTCCATAATAGTGAGTCTTGGTACCAAGTGAAAATGTAAAGAACACGGATGCCAATTGCAAGTTCATCATTATAAATTCACTTAGTGCCTTGCCAAATCCTTTTTCAAGGCCAATTTCCATCATCATGGGCAGGGCCATCAGAAAACCAAGCTGAACAAGAGACTGCGAGGCAAGAGCAACCTGAAGAGCATGATTATGGCTGAATTTCCGTTGTGTTGCAAGCCCTTCTTCAAGTCCACTGAGAGCAAGATAAAGGCGCCCATACAGAAACACATAAACTGTGAAGACTGTCAACTGAGAGGAGTAAAAGGCGTTAGAAACAACTATAGTTCATTGTACTGATATACTCCAAATGCAAATACAAGTCGTTGTGAACATATAAATATAATATAAATGAGACAAATATGCCCCTTAAGCTGTAAACAATCTCTACAGAGAGAAGTTTGTAGGGCTATAAAGATTCATATTTGCATTTGGCAGAGAAACTTGTATGGATATATTCAGAACAAAGTGATCATACCAGTGTACTGAAATAAAATCCCACTGTGGTGAAGTAGCATGAAAGCATTCTGAAGAAATCGAACCGATGCCCAAGACGGTAGATATCACGGCTAAGGGTCTGCTCGCCATTTCCATTTGCCACCTTAGCCTCAAACTTGGAGATCTGATTTAGTCCTACATCTCGTCCCTTGCCGACTTGCACATATTCATGATGTGTTACATTGCCACCACGAAGAGTTGAGTTAAACCCTAAAGTATTGAAGACAATATGAATCAAAATATAATACTGATATCTATTTTGTTATCTCTTGCAAGAAAACATCTTTAATGACTACCCTGTTGGCTTTTATAAACACTACCCCCTGAAGCCTTGAtcttaagaacatcattg
This window encodes:
- the LOC119291833 gene encoding cyclin-B1-2-like, which gives rise to MASLMTKKETGQTHDVLRFGVNDSVRGDLAPPHPIQATIHKETKFWEEKKRFGTEAIYGSAFNIRNDLDAQILSRFQRPPGALPSSMLGYEAMTGSLDDFGFEDYLNLPQDSDSLRIPDMHHGMEVRLGLSKGPVCPSFS
- the LOC119291835 gene encoding fasciclin-like arabinogalactan protein 8 — encoded protein: MAGAQLRRVVAVLLLACCCSMAPAATARGMSAGIAHNITSFLSGHPEYKQYNRYLTETRVCDEINARAGVTVLVLGDGAMSTLVSDAGADLGAIKNALRLHALLDYWDVKKLKALPAGADTLTDTFYQAAGGAATSATGSVKMAKLDGGGFGFASAASPGDAYDATFAKALKQTQYDFAVLEVTAPIEFDGLFDGPSVANLTKLLEKAGCKRFAALIASTGVLKDYQAAMADEAGLTLFAPKDDAFLGKGAPDVDAMPRADLVALLRYHALPGYNPRPSLKLVKASARPFRTLASTAGGGKYNVSVVARGDDVSLDTGLRKSRVAETVLDDTPVCVLTVDRLLMPLELFAGAPAEAPSPTPAPAPSPADATPSSPPAPPPADAPSEAAADHVHKDVKASSASALSVGALAAAACSAVLASLL